Proteins co-encoded in one Mycobacteriales bacterium genomic window:
- the thrC gene encoding threonine synthase → MTVATPVPAAFADSPAIGLVCRECKAVTPLAPVHVCSQCFAPLEVAYDEDRLRLVTRASIEAGPQTIWRYAGLLPAGQDLATRVDLGAGMTLLRPAPRLAAALGMRSLYVKDDSGNPTHSFKDRVVSVALSAARAFGYTTVSCASTGNLANSVAAHATHAGLRSVVFIPSDLEQGKVVQTAVYGQALVAVDGSYDDVNRLCSEIAENEEWAFVNVNVRPYYAEGSKTLGYEVAEQLGWRLPEQVIIPMASGSLLTKVDKAFGELGRLGLVEPTPYRVFGAQATGCSPIATAFENGWDTVQPVKPQTIAKSLAIGNPADGPYALDTVRCTGGAMGHVSDEEVVEGIRLLAETEGVFAETAGGVTVATLRQLLRSGAVDPDAETVLYNTGDGLKTLDAVAGQVGPTATIAPSYSAFARTGLGD, encoded by the coding sequence ATGACCGTCGCCACCCCTGTCCCCGCTGCCTTCGCGGACTCACCCGCGATCGGGCTCGTCTGCCGCGAGTGCAAGGCCGTCACGCCGCTCGCGCCCGTGCACGTGTGCTCCCAGTGCTTCGCGCCCCTCGAGGTCGCCTACGACGAGGACCGCTTGCGACTGGTGACCCGCGCCTCGATCGAGGCCGGGCCGCAGACCATCTGGCGCTACGCCGGCCTGCTGCCCGCCGGGCAGGACCTCGCCACCCGCGTCGACCTGGGCGCGGGCATGACCCTGCTGCGCCCGGCGCCCCGGCTGGCCGCCGCGCTCGGCATGCGCTCGCTCTACGTCAAGGACGACAGCGGCAACCCGACGCACTCCTTCAAGGACCGCGTCGTCTCGGTCGCGCTGTCCGCTGCCCGGGCCTTCGGCTACACGACGGTCTCCTGCGCCTCCACCGGCAACCTCGCCAACTCCGTTGCCGCCCACGCCACCCACGCCGGACTGCGCTCGGTCGTCTTCATCCCGAGCGACCTCGAGCAGGGCAAGGTGGTGCAGACCGCCGTCTACGGCCAGGCGCTGGTCGCCGTCGACGGCTCCTACGACGACGTCAACCGGCTGTGCTCGGAGATCGCCGAGAACGAGGAGTGGGCGTTCGTCAACGTCAACGTCCGGCCCTACTACGCCGAGGGCTCCAAGACGCTCGGCTACGAGGTCGCCGAGCAGCTCGGCTGGCGACTGCCGGAGCAGGTCATCATCCCGATGGCGTCCGGATCGCTGCTCACCAAGGTCGACAAGGCCTTCGGCGAGCTCGGCCGGCTCGGCCTCGTCGAGCCGACGCCCTACCGCGTCTTCGGCGCCCAGGCGACCGGCTGCTCGCCGATCGCGACCGCCTTCGAGAACGGCTGGGACACCGTGCAGCCGGTCAAGCCGCAGACCATCGCCAAGTCGCTCGCCATCGGCAACCCGGCTGACGGCCCCTACGCCCTCGACACCGTCCGATGCACCGGCGGCGCGATGGGCCACGTCTCCGACGAGGAGGTCGTGGAGGGCATCCGGCTGCTCGCCGAGACCGAGGGCGTCTTCGCCGAGACCGCCGGCGGGGTCACCGTCGCGACCCTGCGCCAGCTGCTGCGCTCCGGCGCGGTCGACCCCGACGCCGAGACGGTCCTCTACAACACCGGCGACGGGCTGAAGACCCTCGACGCCGTCGCGGGCCAGGTGGGGCCGACCGCGACGATCGCCCCGTCGTACTCCGCCTTCGCCCGCACCGGTCTGGGGGACTGA
- a CDS encoding trehalose-6-phosphate synthase: MPRLLLASNRGPVSFVEEPDGSLHQRRSGGGLVSALAGAPEDALWVCAALTDADRRAVREGVVVDGPVPTRVLDLDPVVLERAYNGVANSTLWFAHHLLWDVPSTPTFDAGTRAEWGAFTAYCSSFAEALADAGDPGATVLVQDYHLSLVPRLLRALRPDLRIGHFSHTPWAPAEYLRLLPDAQSRDLLTGLLGADSVGFHSPRWAAAFGRCCQELLGAEYDGEVVRHAGGSTRVRVHPLGVAADELRERAGQPDVALRAAALRAVVGDRQALVRIDRTELSKNIVRGLEAYRELLVRWPEHQRRVVHLAFAYPSRHDLPEYREYTGRVQRLARDINIELGDPTWQPVHLEVRDDYARSLAAYSLADVLLVNPVRDGMNLVAKEGPLLSERGMSLVLSREAGAADGLGVDALLVNPFDVSETAEALHRALLTDPADRRAASDRLAAAAAALPPAAWLQQQLDAL, encoded by the coding sequence GTGCCCCGCCTCCTGCTCGCCTCCAACCGCGGGCCCGTGTCGTTCGTCGAGGAGCCCGACGGGTCGCTGCACCAGCGCCGCAGCGGGGGCGGGCTGGTCAGCGCGCTCGCCGGAGCCCCCGAGGACGCCCTGTGGGTCTGCGCGGCGCTCACCGACGCCGACCGGCGGGCCGTCCGCGAGGGGGTCGTCGTCGACGGGCCGGTCCCGACCCGGGTCCTCGACCTCGATCCGGTGGTGCTCGAGCGGGCCTACAACGGGGTCGCCAACTCCACGCTGTGGTTCGCCCACCACCTGCTGTGGGACGTGCCGTCGACGCCGACCTTCGACGCGGGCACCCGCGCGGAGTGGGGCGCCTTCACGGCGTACTGCTCGTCGTTCGCCGAGGCGCTGGCGGACGCGGGCGACCCCGGCGCCACCGTGCTCGTGCAGGACTACCACCTCTCGCTGGTGCCGCGGCTGCTGCGGGCCCTGCGCCCCGACCTGCGGATCGGGCACTTCAGCCACACCCCGTGGGCGCCCGCGGAGTACCTCCGGCTGTTGCCCGACGCGCAGAGCCGCGACCTGCTGACCGGCCTGCTCGGCGCCGACAGCGTCGGCTTCCACAGCCCGCGCTGGGCCGCGGCCTTCGGCCGCTGCTGCCAGGAGCTGCTCGGGGCGGAGTACGACGGGGAGGTCGTCCGTCACGCGGGCGGCTCGACCCGGGTGCGGGTGCACCCGCTAGGTGTCGCCGCCGACGAGCTGCGGGAGCGGGCGGGACAGCCCGACGTCGCGCTGCGGGCCGCGGCCCTGCGCGCGGTTGTCGGCGACCGGCAGGCCCTCGTGCGGATCGACCGCACCGAGCTGTCCAAGAACATCGTGCGCGGGCTCGAGGCCTACCGCGAGCTGCTGGTGCGGTGGCCCGAGCACCAGCGCCGGGTCGTGCACCTGGCTTTCGCCTACCCCTCGCGCCACGACCTGCCGGAGTACCGCGAGTACACCGGCCGGGTGCAGCGGCTCGCCCGTGACATCAACATCGAGCTCGGCGACCCGACGTGGCAGCCGGTCCACCTGGAGGTGCGCGACGACTACGCGAGGTCGTTGGCGGCGTACTCCCTCGCCGACGTCCTGCTGGTCAACCCCGTCCGCGACGGCATGAACCTCGTGGCCAAGGAGGGACCGCTGCTGTCGGAGCGCGGGATGTCGCTCGTGCTGTCGCGCGAGGCGGGCGCGGCCGACGGGCTCGGGGTGGACGCGCTGCTGGTCAACCCCTTCGACGTGAGCGAGACCGCCGAGGCGCTGCACCGGGCGCTGCTGACCGACCCGGCCGACCGGCGCGCGGCGTCGGACCGCCTCGCGGCGGCCGCCGCCGCGCTGCCACCCGCGGCGTGGCTCCAGCAGCAGCTCGACGCGCTCTAG